In a genomic window of Urocitellus parryii isolate mUroPar1 chromosome 2, mUroPar1.hap1, whole genome shotgun sequence:
- the Gja3 gene encoding gap junction alpha-3 protein isoform X1: MGDWSFLGRLLENAQEHSTVIGKVWLTVLFIFRILVLGAAAEEVWGDEQSDFTCNTQQPGCENVCYDRAFPISHIRFWVLQIIFVSTPTLIYLGHVLHIVRMEEKKKEREEELLRRENPHLERGQESLDGAGSQDKTAVRDDRGKVRIAGALLRTYVFNIIFKTLFEVGFIAGQYFLYGFQLQPLYRCDRWPCPNMVDCFISRPTEKTIFIIFMLAVACASLVLNMLEIYHLGWKKFKQGVTDHFGPDTSESKLVAAEPLPLASRPPTVTIGFPPLYTHYASPLGQAGEAGYPGAPPPAADFKMVALNESQGKGHPAKLYNNQHLLMTEQNWANQAAEHQTPARKASSAASSPAAPSPAGSNSQRLPPEAGQGGTAPQLLEDRSGSSLEESALAVTPEEEEQALTTTAEMHEPPLLLTDPGRSSKASSGRARPGDLAI, encoded by the coding sequence ATGGGTGACTGGAGCTTTCTGGGGCGACTACTAGAGAACGCACAGGAGCACTCCACGGTCATCGGCAAGGTGTGGCTGACGGTGCTGTTCATCTTCAGAATCCTGGTGCTGGGGGCCGCAGCAGAGGAGGTGTGGGGTGACGAGCAGTCCGACTTCACCTGCAACACCCAGCAGCCTGGCTGCGAGAACGTGTGCTACGACAGGGCCTTCCCCATCTCGCACATCCGCTTCTGGGTGCTGCAGATTATCTTCGTGTCCACGCCCACCCTCATCTACCTGGGCCATGTACTGCACATTGTGCGcatggaagagaagaagaaagagagggaggaggagctgctgagGAGGGAAAACCCGCACCTGGAGCGGGGTCAGGAGTCTCTAGATGGGGCTGGCTCTCAGGATAAGACTGCGGTGCGTGATGACCGAGGCAAGGTGCGCATCGCTGGGGCGCTGCTGCGGACCTACGTCTTCAACATCATCTTCAAGACGCTCTTCGAGGTGGGCTTCATCGCTGGGCAGTACTTTCTGTATGGCTTCCAGCTGCAGCCGCTCTACCGATGTGACCGGTGGCCCTGCCCCAACATGGTGGATTGCTTCATCTCCAGACCCACCGAGAAGACCATCTTCATCATCTTCATGCTAGCGGTGGCCTGTGCCTCTCTGGTACTCAACATGCTGGAGATTTACCACTTGGGCTGGAAAAAATTCAAACAAGGAGTGACTGATCATTTCGGCCCAGACACCTCCGAATCCAAGCTGGTGGCCGCAGAGCCATTGCCGCTCGCTTCCCGCCCACCCACGGTCACTATTGGATTCCCACCTTTATACACGCATTATGCCTCTCCCCTGGGACAGGCCGGCGAAGCCGGGTACCCCGGAGCCCCGCCACCCGCAGCAGACTTCAAAATGGTAGCATTGAATGAGTCACAAGGGAAGGGCCACCCTGCCAAGCTCTACAATAACCAACACCTGCTGATGACAGAGCAGAATTGGGCCAACCAAGCGGCTGAGCATCAGACTCCGGCGCGGAAAGCCTCCTCCGCAGCGTCCAGTCCCGCAGCCCCAAGCCCGGCAGGCAGCAACAGCCAGCGGCTCCCACCGGAGGCTGGGCAGGGGGGCACCGCACCCCAGCTGCTGGAGGACCGGAGCGGCAGCAGCTTGGAAGAGAGTGCCTTGGCTGTGACCCCCGAAGAAGAGGAGCAGGCCTTGACCACCACAGCAGAGATGCATGAGCCTCCCTTGCTCCTTACAGACCCAGGAAGGTCCAGCAAGGCCAGCAGTGGGCGGGCCAGGCCAGGTGACTTGGCCATCTAG
- the Gja3 gene encoding gap junction alpha-3 protein isoform X2: MGDWSFLGRLLENAQEHSTVIGKVWLTVLFIFRILVLGAAAEEVWGDEQSDFTCNTQQPGCENVCYDRAFPISHIRFWVLQIIFVSTPTLIYLGHVLHIVRMEEKKKEREEELLRRENPHLERGQESLDGAGSQDKTAVRDDRGKVRIAGALLRTYVFNIIFKTLFEVGFIAGQYFLYGFQLQPLYRCDRWPCPNMVDCFISRPTEKTIFIIFMLAVACASLVLNMLEIYHLGWKKFKQGVTDHFGPDTSESKLVAAEPLPLASRPPTVTIGFPPLYTHYASPLGQAGEAGYPGAPPPAADFKMVALNESQGKGHPAKLYNNQHLLMTEQNWANQAAEHQTPARKASSAASSPAGQGGTAPQLLEDRSGSSLEESALAVTPEEEEQALTTTAEMHEPPLLLTDPGRSSKASSGRARPGDLAI, from the exons ATGGGTGACTGGAGCTTTCTGGGGCGACTACTAGAGAACGCACAGGAGCACTCCACGGTCATCGGCAAGGTGTGGCTGACGGTGCTGTTCATCTTCAGAATCCTGGTGCTGGGGGCCGCAGCAGAGGAGGTGTGGGGTGACGAGCAGTCCGACTTCACCTGCAACACCCAGCAGCCTGGCTGCGAGAACGTGTGCTACGACAGGGCCTTCCCCATCTCGCACATCCGCTTCTGGGTGCTGCAGATTATCTTCGTGTCCACGCCCACCCTCATCTACCTGGGCCATGTACTGCACATTGTGCGcatggaagagaagaagaaagagagggaggaggagctgctgagGAGGGAAAACCCGCACCTGGAGCGGGGTCAGGAGTCTCTAGATGGGGCTGGCTCTCAGGATAAGACTGCGGTGCGTGATGACCGAGGCAAGGTGCGCATCGCTGGGGCGCTGCTGCGGACCTACGTCTTCAACATCATCTTCAAGACGCTCTTCGAGGTGGGCTTCATCGCTGGGCAGTACTTTCTGTATGGCTTCCAGCTGCAGCCGCTCTACCGATGTGACCGGTGGCCCTGCCCCAACATGGTGGATTGCTTCATCTCCAGACCCACCGAGAAGACCATCTTCATCATCTTCATGCTAGCGGTGGCCTGTGCCTCTCTGGTACTCAACATGCTGGAGATTTACCACTTGGGCTGGAAAAAATTCAAACAAGGAGTGACTGATCATTTCGGCCCAGACACCTCCGAATCCAAGCTGGTGGCCGCAGAGCCATTGCCGCTCGCTTCCCGCCCACCCACGGTCACTATTGGATTCCCACCTTTATACACGCATTATGCCTCTCCCCTGGGACAGGCCGGCGAAGCCGGGTACCCCGGAGCCCCGCCACCCGCAGCAGACTTCAAAATGGTAGCATTGAATGAGTCACAAGGGAAGGGCCACCCTGCCAAGCTCTACAATAACCAACACCTGCTGATGACAGAGCAGAATTGGGCCAACCAAGCGGCTGAGCATCAGACTCCGGCGCGGAAAGCCTCCTCCGCAGCGTCCAGTCCC GCTGGGCAGGGGGGCACCGCACCCCAGCTGCTGGAGGACCGGAGCGGCAGCAGCTTGGAAGAGAGTGCCTTGGCTGTGACCCCCGAAGAAGAGGAGCAGGCCTTGACCACCACAGCAGAGATGCATGAGCCTCCCTTGCTCCTTACAGACCCAGGAAGGTCCAGCAAGGCCAGCAGTGGGCGGGCCAGGCCAGGTGACTTGGCCATCTAG